One genomic window of Bradyrhizobium sp. CCGE-LA001 includes the following:
- a CDS encoding cysteine desulfurase family protein: MSNRVYLDWNATTPLRPEARDAMVAAFDLVGNPSSVHAEGREARRLVEDARTALATAVGALPRNVVFTSAGTEANALALARGLRSPSGGPVERLLVSAFEHASVLAGGRFPAERIRLIPVTRSGVVDLERLRAELDGGAPALVSIMAANNETGALQPVAEAARIVHEAGGLLHVDAIQALGKIPFSINAVGADLATFSAHKIGGPKGVGALAVAEGVAGLEPVLRGGGQELNRRAGTENVAGIAGFGAAVKMALQTLPEDMKRMATLRDHLENGLQAIAGATIFAEDVERLPNTVLFTAPGLKAETAVIGFDLAGVAVSSGSACSSGKVQPSHVLSAMGYDPAVAQGAVRLSLGWSTEPDDINTALEAWKRLGNSLLKH; encoded by the coding sequence GCGATGGTTGCGGCGTTCGATCTGGTCGGTAATCCGTCCTCGGTCCATGCCGAGGGGCGCGAGGCGCGGAGGCTGGTCGAGGATGCCCGGACCGCGCTGGCCACGGCGGTTGGCGCGCTGCCGCGGAACGTCGTCTTCACTTCCGCCGGAACCGAAGCCAATGCGCTGGCGCTGGCGCGTGGGCTGCGCAGTCCGTCCGGAGGGCCAGTCGAGCGACTCCTGGTCTCCGCGTTCGAGCATGCCTCGGTGCTGGCGGGCGGACGGTTCCCCGCAGAGAGGATCAGGCTGATTCCCGTCACGCGTTCCGGTGTGGTCGATCTTGAGCGTCTGAGGGCCGAACTCGACGGCGGTGCGCCGGCGCTGGTGTCGATCATGGCGGCCAATAACGAGACGGGGGCGCTCCAGCCGGTCGCGGAGGCCGCGCGGATCGTTCATGAGGCCGGTGGCCTCCTGCATGTCGATGCGATCCAGGCACTCGGAAAAATTCCGTTCAGCATCAATGCTGTAGGCGCAGACCTTGCGACCTTTTCTGCGCACAAGATCGGCGGCCCCAAGGGCGTTGGTGCGCTGGCGGTAGCGGAAGGAGTCGCCGGGTTGGAACCCGTCCTGCGAGGCGGCGGGCAGGAGCTCAACCGGAGGGCCGGTACCGAGAACGTCGCGGGGATCGCCGGCTTTGGCGCGGCAGTCAAAATGGCGCTTCAGACTCTTCCGGAAGATATGAAGCGGATGGCAACCCTCAGAGATCATTTGGAAAATGGCCTGCAGGCCATTGCCGGGGCAACGATCTTTGCAGAGGACGTGGAGCGGTTGCCCAATACCGTCCTTTTCACCGCGCCGGGTCTGAAGGCGGAGACGGCGGTGATCGGCTTCGACCTTGCTGGGGTCGCCGTATCGTCAGGTTCGGCCTGTTCCTCGGGAAAAGTCCAGCCGTCGCACGTGCTCTCGGCGATGGGCTATGACCCCGCCGTGGCCCAGGGAGCGGTGCGTCTCAGTCTGGGCTGGTCCACGGAGCCAGATGACATCAATACGGCGTTAGAGGCTTGGAAAAGGCTCGGTAATAGCCTACTTAAGCACTAA